Proteins co-encoded in one Syntrophales bacterium genomic window:
- a CDS encoding Hsp20/alpha crystallin family protein: protein MEREAQVVKEQEFRTPEEGARTRNKRVFIPRVDIYESKDSIVLLADMPGVDVDDVDVTLEKNTLTIRGSVKPMSFEGLDLVYSEYDAGDYQRSFSVPEDVDRERIEATVKNGVLRLVLPKSEAAKAKKIAIKVEN, encoded by the coding sequence ATGGAGCGGGAAGCTCAGGTTGTAAAAGAGCAAGAGTTTCGCACGCCTGAAGAAGGTGCTCGTACAAGGAATAAAAGGGTATTTATCCCAAGGGTAGATATTTATGAGAGCAAAGATAGTATTGTGCTCTTAGCTGATATGCCTGGTGTTGATGTGGATGACGTGGATGTTACTTTAGAAAAGAATACTCTCACGATCCGGGGCAGCGTGAAACCCATGTCCTTTGAAGGATTGGATTTGGTATATTCGGAATATGATGCGGGAGATTATCAAAGGTCGTTTAGTGTGCCAGAGGATGTTGATCGGGAGAGAATTGAGGCTACGGTAAAGAACGGTGTTCTGAGACTTGTGCTTCCTAAGAGTGAAGCAGCAAAAGCTAAAAAAATAGCCATAAAGGTTGAAAACTAA
- a CDS encoding Hsp20/alpha crystallin family protein has product MFGKSLLPSIFGNRGVTIRREEEHPFYRLQRELNRLFDDFFRGFGSVTPFEGEFGRFVPSIDVREDEKEFVVQAELPGMDENDVEVLLTDDTLTIRGEKKEEKEDRKKGYYHAERTYGAFSRTIPLPEGVDTKKAEATFKKGVLSITLPKTDEARSRVKKITIKSE; this is encoded by the coding sequence ATGTTCGGCAAATCACTGCTACCTTCCATTTTCGGAAACAGAGGAGTTACCATCAGAAGGGAAGAAGAACATCCCTTCTATAGATTACAGAGAGAGTTGAACCGCTTGTTCGATGATTTCTTCCGAGGATTTGGGTCAGTTACACCATTTGAAGGGGAGTTTGGACGTTTTGTCCCTTCAATTGATGTAAGAGAGGATGAGAAGGAGTTTGTTGTTCAGGCAGAATTACCGGGCATGGATGAAAACGATGTAGAGGTGCTCCTTACGGATGATACCCTGACCATTAGAGGAGAAAAGAAAGAGGAAAAAGAGGATAGGAAGAAAGGGTATTATCATGCGGAGCGCACCTACGGTGCATTTTCGAGGACCATCCCTCTGCCTGAAGGTGTGGATACTAAAAAAGCCGAGGCTACTTTCAAAAAGGGCGTGTTGAGTATCACGCTCCCGAAGACTGATGAGGCCCGCTCACGGGTGAAGAAGATAACTATAAAGTCAGAATGA